In Rattus norvegicus strain BN/NHsdMcwi chromosome 1, GRCr8, whole genome shotgun sequence, a genomic segment contains:
- the Gvin1 gene encoding GTPase, very large interferon inducible 1 has protein sequence MASAKYIPDETQLRSRRRHDLQEMLTEVGLSVDYWLPKHQEELGVTSAQALHYLDKRDLQTQQTWEKRALERLLDLSHPNSVAELHETPEEMIKTRQRQAGQALHALKALQSEGKCREEEAVRRREAELRQAMEIPEECWPVAEVSLKDITEIMEKHLSHMEQTLALSQNLSDGDLVRWASGGLALQGIYKSSHQKSLIQKREELLSVPKQFSLVGPERGMWIETKEFSSFQEQATFTHTIEMLGFSPNSLVKGEGWGLSLEAGMGQNKQTETDDTHKSHSEQSYFCSAKFSYVPLATCHFHINHLQLSKAALQELKSIEELLEQTTHPDGFPLLRHRTENFFHRFGSHANQGPLHLGGIYCWKAISEGFKSEQLDDVKKQAEESLNMYIKGSYSGFGVKVGASVNMSDSHSKTASQSTTHENLKTKVQLSVAQTGGPAEANGIAQWTAGLVASNQTWSVIDRGLQLVPIWDIILSSHRTDFKDALQVANCLKDNYTALTGLAAQIQEGEEFLTAREEARLFLEDVKCWEVSDPEEQLNTLIHFMQTLSQKIKSYTIWINTCLTDWNLQNFLISIVNFCKNVPTNIIQFIKSQLCSLLEPHVYKVTNFPGAQYIIEWTNQSESKEEDIKITSFSEFIRTLKKTHTTLMEVNFKSESPETVEEAKRTATYEVTTALSSFMKYLRETEQPDMQLLVLTIAAGAGYQLVNSIFQHLLGCNELNFLVDQMQSNQHKYQELKNICNYRAQAFLVLTALRTTVEITDISTDDKEQRLTLIKQHMGKLLSEEVAHILTKHGAHHDWENLENDLRLLIDGDYKATTPPLEMDEVKKQLQSLCHEKKQTYKQQSNDNNTKEMIENGPFLDLLQRLGLDHYYPKRMSRADFHLLYKTSVYNSQPRSEKELPFYFLQKLLMLDYGLRHLVFKNDENIKKQISIGSDDYENEDFDPYEDVIKDNDSLSYPSATESWPHIHPMDIQMAIFHCADDLTKQYILSKLSICQYALPLVVPNPNNSQIEFYLWSLRQIRKSWQESSESLQDQSYSHKNQQICRVSTPIVSFIRVGNGLSASKSQIMNSLLSKRKHDVFFHRHCRGSNKNCLMMEGVVEICWFCPAGQGEDIFDKCLTFTNLHGDAKEHCQQLTFLQDVSSLIVILMSASDNNKENQNFVRHLCQSPRPLICLIDDKEKVIANNSGKRMRIGIKNRNEAELTEELTNAIKHFLELSNTALSLEDCSQIARKQGFLIDEDQRDCKEAKEKAQIMMALLEECKLSQTKENLLPLQGQLWHLWCKKDKEFYHLREKGNRSIEQHKSEIETDKRTIRHQQLEKAFPLNDLMRSVLQLLQEYSETHNNLYFLQWLTLFFDNLTTEHLEKLHEKQRSLWLMVQREKQRAQKNSSLTLWQDQIETISTEIHDCTLGTEHLLREVGQIYEALEETSSSIENLSVCLPQIAADLMIAGVPIELMDGDASYVPLKWVAAVFDKISEKVGDKRLFVLSVLGLQSSGKSTLLNALFGLQFTVSAGRCTKGAYMQLLKVEETFTEELGFDFVLVVDTEGLRAPELNNKSKNWDHELATFVIGLGNLTLINIFGENPSEIQDILQISVQAFLRMKQVKISPSCLFVHQNVGEVTVKDQTMEGRRRLEQKLDEMTALAAKLEECSNVTQFSDVIKFDANTHVYYFAHLWDGNPPMAPPNLRYSYNVQELRNAILSTAQQESRGRILKISNVKFRVQDLWKALVTENFIFSFRNTQELLAMSKLETMYNHWTWELRSHVLDLQNQLNNQIQNGKISTLTFSLLEDPLSKKYKTIKQEFDKYFEEDPDSETLVQWKANFEHKLLILKDALISDTRRKGDEFISLKRSQETLNNQKSQYENELLERSRKLALSVNGKELTDEELYEKFNQLWTNWIHNVSSNVPHVTEPNIDLDSENILLEYFNKDKNIGERLKIKSGENFEIIYAKHIQMKKIYGVLPESLETYHKESINEITNNIDLKVTEALKNIWKQKRDYSQNYFHEILRIIENELKSEHCVKDYTFTRDYNIDLSLCLFQRASKEFKEIHEAFKSANDPVNYLERKKDDFFMSFKISCQGATSITSFVDFLWLKLTPAISVTIWEIIGPKVAGDMQATFPEFNGNRANLERHILYSLAEEENFDKYWQYLHHPEAFFRNYIRDHIRRYCLEKKGKKIKTFLKISLGDIKTAILSAIHESTAVAKDKGSTASGWLDLFCDHLGSNLVFPRRDLVSIEHQEITDTEFLKEAMSTALDPAMRKVEEDCSSKQMDEIIPDIEKILSEHLCGCWKQCPFCKAICTNTIPQHEGDHSVQFHRPQAVSGWHKHKTDYFVIDCCTSSVASNHSFILHDLQKFPYKKYREAGGDFAMWSITPDSSTQPYWKWFVCHFKSELENKYGKKFINLGSIPDLWTKITKQDVLDDLRNNTCHKYDTRWAADFSL, from the coding sequence ATGGCATCAGCAAAGTACATCCCTGATGAGACTCAGCTAAGAAGCAGAAGGAGGCACGATCTCCAGGAGATGCTGACAGAAGTGGGACTGTCTGTTGACTACTGGCTGCCTAAGCATCAGGAAGAGCTGGGTGTGACCTCTGCTCAGGCTTTACACTATTTAGACAAAAGAGACCTCCAGACACAACAAACATGGGAGAAAAGGGCTCTGGAGAGACTGCTTGACCTCTCACACCCAAATAGTGTTGCAGAGCTGCACGAGACACCAGAGGAGATGATAAAgaccaggcagaggcaggcaggacagGCACTGCACGCTCTGAAAGCCTTGCAGTCAGAAGGGAAGTGCAGAGAAGAAGAGGCAGTGAGGAGAAGAGAAGCAGAGCTGAGGCAAGCAATGGAGATCCCTGAGGAGTGTTGGCCAGTGGCTGAAGTATCCCTAAAAGACATCACTGAGATAATGGAGAAACATCTCAGTCACATGGAACAGACCTTGGCTCTCAGTCAAAACCTCTCAGATGGAGACCTGGTAAGATGGGCATCTGGAGGGCTGGCCCTGCAGGGAATTTATAAGAGCAGCCACCAAAAAAGCCTGATTCAGAAGAGAGAAGAGCTACTCAGTGTCCCTAAGCAGTTCTCACTTGTTGGCCCAGAACGTGGCATGTGGATAGAAACAAAGGAATTTTCATCTTTTCAAGAACAAGCCACATTTACACACACTATAGAGATGCTGGGTTTCAGCCCAAACTCCTTGGTTAAAGGCGAAGGTTGGGGACTTAGTCTAGAAGCTGGTATgggtcaaaacaaacaaacagaaactgaCGATACCCACAAATCACATTCAGAGCAATCTTATTTCTGCTCAGCCAAGTTCAGCTATGTCCCATTGGCCACCTGCCATTTTCACATCAATCATCTTCAGCTCTCCAAGGCTGCTCTCCAGGAACTAAAAAGTATTGAAGAGCTCCTGGAACAGACTACACACCCAGATGGATTCCCCTTACTGAGGCACAGGACTGAAAACTTTTTCCACAGGTTTGGCTCTCATGCTAACCAAGGTCCACTGCACCTGGGGGGAATCTACTGCTGGAAAGCCATTTCAGAAGGTTTCAAAAGTGAGCAATTGGATGATGTAAAGAAGCAAGCAGAAGAGTCTTTGAATATGTACATAAAAGGCAGCTATAGTGGCTTCGGAGTTAAAGTTGGTGCAAGTGTAAATATGTCAGACTCACATTCAAAAACAGCATCTCAGAGTACAACTCATGAGAACCTGAAAACCAAGGTGCAACTATCTGTAGCACAGACAGGTGGACCAGCAGAAGCAAATGGAATTGCCCAGTGGACAGCTGGTCTTGTAGCTAGCAATCAAACCTGGTCTGTCATTGATAGGGGACTCCAATTGGTACCTATTTGGGACATCATCCTGTCCAGTCACAGGACTGATTTTAAGGATGCCCTTCAAGTGGCTAACTGCCTAAAAGACAACTACACTGCTCTGACTGGACTCGCTGCCCAGATTCAAGAAGGAGAAGAATTTCTTACTGCTAGAGAAGAAGCTAGACTTTTCCTAGAGGATGTGAAATGCTGGGAGGTTTCTGATCCTGAAGAACAGCTTAATACATTAATacattttatgcaaacattgagtcaaaaaataaaaagttatacCATTTGGATTAATACATGCCTCACAGATTGGAATCTGCAGAATTTTCTAATAAGTATTGTCAACTTCTGCAAAAATGTACCCACTAATATAATTCAGTTTATTAAATCTCAATTGTGCAGCCTTCTAGAACCTCATGTCTACAAAGTGACAAACTTTCCCGGGGCACAATACATCATAGAGTGGACCAATCAGTCAGAGTCAaaggaagaggacatcaaaaTCACCTCATTTTCTGAATTCATTAGGACTTTAAAGAAAACTCACACAACCCTGATGGAGGTAAATTTCAAAAGTGAGTCTCCAGAAACAGTGGAAGAAGCAAAAAGAACGGCTACATATGAGGTCACCACAGCCCTCAGCTCCTTCATGAAGTACCTCAGAGAAACAGAGCAGCCAGACATGCAGCTGCTGGTACTCACCATTGCAGCTGGTGCAGGCTATCAGTTGGTAAACAGCATTTTTCAGCATCTTCTAGGGTGTAATGAGTTAAACTTCCTCGTGGATCAAATGCAAAGTAATCAACACAAATACCAAGAGCTTAAAAATATTTGCAATTACAGAGCCCAGGCATTCCTGGTGCTCACAGCTCTAAGAACCACAGTTGAAATCACAGATATTTCTACAGATGATAAAGAACAACGTTTGACATTAATAAAACAACATATGGGAAAACTGTTGTCTGAAGAAGTTGCACATATTCTTACAAAACATGGAGCACATCATGACTGGGAAAATCTGGAGAATGATTTGAGATTACTCATTGATGGGGACTATAAAGCCACCACCCCGCCTTTAGAAATGGATGAGGTAAAAAAACAATTGCAAAGTCTCTGCCATGAAAAGAAGCAGACTTATAAACAACAAAGTAATGACAACAACACAAAGGAAATGATAGAAAATGGACCTTTCCTAGATTTACTCCAACGGCTAGGCCTAGACCATTACTACCCAAAAAGAATGAGCAGAGCTGACTTCCATCTGCTCTACAAGACCTCTGTGTACAATTCACAGCCGAGATCTGAAAAGGAACTTCCATTTTATTTCCTACAAAAGCTACTGATGTTGGATTATGGGTTGAGACATCTTGTCTTcaaaaatgatgaaaacataaaaaaacagaTCTCCATAGGTTCCGACGATTACGAAAATGAAGATTTTGATCCATATGAAGATGTCATTAAAGACAATGATAGTCTTAGCTATCCTTCGGCCACTGAGTCCTGGCCCCATATTCACCCAATGGATATCCAGATGGCCATTTTTCATTGTGCAGATGATCTTACCAAGCAATATATTTTGTCCAAACTTTCCATTTGTCAATATGCACTTCCCCTTGTGGTGCCAAATCCCAACAATTCTCAGATTGAATTTTATCTCTGGTCTCTCAGACAAATTAGGAAGAGTTGGCAAGAATCAAGTGAATCACTACAAGACCAGAGCTACAGTCACAAGAATCAGCAGATATGTCGAGTCTCTACCCCTATCGTGTCCTTCATTAGAGTAGGAAATGGCCTCTCTGCTTCCAAATCTCAGATCATGAACTCTCTCCTCAGTAAACGTAAACATGATGTGTTTTTTCACAGACACTGTAGAGGAAGCAACAAAAACTGCCTCATGATGGAGGGAGTGGTGGAAATCTGCTGGTTCTGTCCTGCAGGCCAAGGTGAAGACATATTTGACAAGTGTCTGACCTTCACCAATCTTCATGGAGATGCCAAGGAACATTGCCAACAACTCACCTTCCTGCAAGATGTCTCTTCCCTCATTGTGATCCTCATGTCAGCTTCtgataacaataaagaaaaccaaaactttGTCAGACACCTCTGTCAGTCACCAAGACCCTTGATCTGCTTGATTGATGACAAAGAAAAAGTCATAGCAAATAATTCTGGTAAAAGAATGAGAATTGGCATCAAGAATAGAAATGAGGCAGAATTAACAGAGGAGCTCACAAATGCCATCAAACATTTTCTAGAGCTCTCTAATACTGCTCTCAGTTTAGAGGACTGTTCACAGATAGCTAGAAAACAAGGATTCCTTATTGATGAAGACCAGAGGGACTGCAAGGAAGCCAAAGAAAAGGCACAGATTATGATGGCCCTCCTGGAGGAATGCAAGTTATCTCagacaaaagaaaatttactacCCCTACAAGGACAACTTTGGCACCTTTGGTGTAAGAAAGACAAAGAATTCTATCATCTGAGAGAAAAGGGGAATAGGAGCATTGAACAACACAAGAGTGAGATTGAGACAGACAAAAGAACAATTCGACATCAGCAATTGGAAAAAGCCTTTCCCCTCAATGATTTGATGCGCTCTGTTCTTCAACTCCTCCAAGAATATTCAGAAACCCATAACAATCTCTACTTTTTGCAGTGGCTGACTCTGTTTTTTGACAACCTGACTACAGAACACCTGGAAAAGTTGCACGAAAAGCAGAGATCTTTGTGGTTAATGGtgcaaagagaaaagcaaagagcACAGAAGAACAGCTCCCTGACACTCTGGCAGGATCAAATAGAAACAATCTCCACTGAGATTCATGACTGTACTTTAGGAACTGAGCATCTTCTCCGAGAAGTTGGCCAGATCTATGAAGCTCTGGAAGAAACTTCTTCCTCTATAGAAAACCTTTCTGTCTGCCTCCCTCAAATTGCTGCAGATCTGATGATAGCTGGGGTTCCCATTGAGCTGATGGATGGGGATGCGTCTTATGTCCCTCTAAAGTGGGTAGCAGCTGTTTTTGACAAGATCTCAGAGAAAGTTGGAGACAAAAGGCTGTTTGTTCTCTCTGTCCTTGGCCTGCAGAGCTCAGGGAAGTCTACCCTGCTGAATGCCCTGTTTGGCCTACAGTTCACAGTCAGCGCAGGCAGGTGTACCAAGGGGGCCTACATGCAACTTCTGAAGGTGGAAGAGACATTCACAGAAGAACTTGGCTTTGACTTTGTGCTTGTTGTAGACACAGAAGGACTTCGAGCTCCAGAACTAAACAATAAATCCAAAAATTGGGACCATGAGTTGGCAACCTTTGTGATTGGCCTTGGAAACTTGACTCTGATCAATATTTTTGGGGAGAATCCATCAGAAATTCAAGACATCCTACAAATATCTGTTCAAGCATTTCTGAGAATGAAACAAGTGAAAATCTCTCCCAGTTGCCTCTTTGTTCATCAAAATGTGGGCGAAGTTACTGTAAAAGACCAAACTATGGAAGGAAGAAGGCGACTGGAGCAAAAACTGGATGAAATGACAGCATTGGCTGCTAAGTTGGAAGAGTGCTCAAACGTAACCCAATTCAGTGATGTAATTAAGTTTGATGCCAATACTCATGTCTACTATTTTGCTCACCTCTGGGATGGCAATCCTCCAATGGCTCCTCCCAATCTTCGTTATAGCTACAATGTCCAGGAACTAAGGAATGCTATTCTTTCAACTGCCCAGCAAGAATCTAGGGGAAGGATCTTGAAAATCTCCAATGTCAAATTCCGAGTTCAAGATCTGTGGAAAGCCCTAGTCACTGAGAACTTCATTTTCAGTTTCAGGAACACCCAAGAGCTCCTTGCCATGAGCAAACTGGAAACCATGTATAACCACTGGACCTGGGAGCTGAGGAGTCATGTACTGGATTTACAGAATCAGCTGAACAATCAGATTCAAAATGGGAAAATCTCGACACTCACATTCAGTTTACTAGAGGATCCACTTAGCAAGAAATATAAAACCATCAAACAAGAATTTGACAAATATTTTGAAGAAGACCCAGATAGTGAAACATTGGTTCAGTGGAAAGCAAATTTTGAGCATAAGCTACTAATCCTTAAAGATGCACTTATTTCAGACACCAGAAGGAAAGGCGATGAATTTATCAGTCTTAAGAGAAGCCAGGAAACACTAAATAATCAAAAGTCACAATATGAAAATGAATTGTTAGAGAGAAGCCGAAAGTTAGCTTTAAGTGTGAATGGTAAGGAATTAACTGATGAAGAGTTGTATGAGAAATTCAATCAACTTTGGACAAATTGGATCCACAATGTATCTTCGAATGTTCCTCATGTCACAGAGCCTAACATTGACTTGGATTCTGAAAATATCCTTCTTGAATACttcaataaagataaaaatattggGGAAAGACTAAAAATAAAGTCTGGAGAAAATTTTGAAATCATTTATGCCAAACATatccaaatgaaaaaaatatatggtGTATTACCAGAAAGCTTAGAAACCTATCATAAGGAATCTATCAATGAGATTACTAATAATATCGATTTAAAAGTTACTGAAGCACTGAAAAATATTTGGAAACAAAAGCGTGATTACAGTCAGAATTATTTTCATGAAATCTTAAGGATCATAGAAAATGAGCTGAAATCTGAACACTGTGTGAAAGACTACACATTTACCAGAGATTACAACATCGACTTATCCTTGTGCTTATTCCAAAGAGCATCCAAGGAATTCAAGGAAATACACGAGGCATTCAAGAGTGCGAATGACCCTGTGAACTatctggagagaaagaaagatgatttCTTTATGAGTTTTAAGATCTCCTGCCAGGGTGCCACCTCCATCACATCCTTTGTTGACTTCCTATGGCTCAAGCTCACTCCTGCTATCTCTGTCACCATATGGGAAATAATAGGTCCTAAAGTAGCTGGAGACATGCAAGCCACCTTCCCTGAATTCAATGGAAATAGAGCTAACCTGGAGAGACATATTCTCTACTCTCTAGCAGAAgaagaaaattttgataaatactgGCAATACCTTCATCATCCAGAAGCATTTTTCAGGAATTACATTAGAGACCACATTAGAAGATACTGTTtagaaaaaaaaggtaaaaaaataaagacttttttaaaaataagtttgggCGACATCAAGACTGCCATCCTGTCTGCCATTCATGAGTCCACAGCAGTGGCTAAAGATAAAGGCAGCACTGCATCTGGCTGGCTGGATTTGTTCTGTGACCATCTAGGGAGCAACCTGGTCTTCCCAAGGAGAGACCTGGTAAGCATCGAGCACCAGGAGATAACGGACACTGAGTTTCTCAAAGAAGCCATGAGCACAGCTTTGGATCCTGCAATGAGGAAAGTAGAAGAGGACTGTTCaagtaagcaaatggatgaaatcATTCCTGACATTGAGAAAATTCTCTCTGAACATCTCTGTGGCTGCTGGAAACAGTGTCCTTTTTGTAAAGCAATTTGTACAAACACCATTCCTCAACATGAAGGAGACCACAGTGTGCAATTCCACCGTCCTCAGGCTGTCAGTGGTTGGCATAAGCATAAAACAGACTACTTTGTCATTGACTGTTGTACCAGTTCAGTAGCAAgtaatcattcatttattttacacgACCTCCAGAAATTCCCATACAAGAAATACAGAGAAGCAGGAGGTGATTTTGCCATGTGGAGCATCACCCCAGACTCATCTACCCAACCATATTGGAAATGGTTTGTCTGTCACTTCAAATCAGAGCTAGAAAATAAATATGGCAAAAAATTTATAAATCTAGGCAGTATTCCAGATTTATGGACCAAAATTACAAAGCAAGACGTACTGGATGACTTGAGAAACAATACTTGCCACAAATATGACACTAGATGGGCTGCAGATTTTTCACTTTAA